A window of the Scleropages formosus chromosome 5, fSclFor1.1, whole genome shotgun sequence genome harbors these coding sequences:
- the LOC108938685 gene encoding tropomodulin-1-like isoform X3 has product MSFRKEWDKYRDVDEDELLKKLSEVELQKLQDELEELDPDNALLPAGLRQKDQTAKAPTGTFQRDNLLAHLEKEARERPDKEDLVPFTGEKRGKAWVPKMKAEEPIVESVTLEPELEEALANANDAELCDIAAILGMHTLMSNQQYYEALASSTIVNKHGLNSVIQCTQYKRVPDEQPNLTDVEETLKKIKSNDPNLLEVNLNNIRNIPVPTLKAYADALKGNAVVQRLSIVGTRSNDLVAYALADTLKANTTLKSLNVESNFITGAGILALVESLQYNTSLLELKIDNQSQPMGNKVEMEIASMLEKNTTLLKFGYHFTQQGPRLRCSNAMMSNNDHVRRRRLEGGPIFPRCRTNV; this is encoded by the exons ATGTCGTTCAGGAAGGAATGGGACAAGTACCGTGATGTGGATGAGGACGAGCTCCTGAAAAAACTCTCAGAGGTGGAACTTCAGAAGCTccaggatgagctggaggagctggatcCAGAT AATGCGCTGTTGCCCGCTGGACTGCGGCAGAAGGACCAGACCGCGAAAGCTCCCACGGGGACATTTCAGAGGGACAACCTGCTGGCCCACCTGGAGAAGGAGGCTAGGGAGCGCCCTGACAAGGAGGACCTGGTGCCCTTCACCGGCGAGAAGAGAG GGAAGGCCTGGGTGCCCAAGATGAAGGCGGAGGAGCCCATCGTGGAGAGCGTGACGCTGGAGCCGGAGCTGGAGGAAGCCCTGGCCAATGCCAACGACGCCGAGCTCTGTGACATCGCCG CTATCCTGGGCATGCACACCCTCATGAGTAACCAGCAGTACTATGAAGCCTTGGCTAGCAGCACCATTGTCAACAAACACGGTCTCAACA GTGTGATCCAGTGCACCCAATATAAACGGGTCCCCGACGAGCAGCCGAACTTGACAGACGTAGAGGAGACCCTGAAGAAGATAAAGAGCAATGACCCCAACCTGCTGGAGGTCAACCTCAACAACATCAGG aacattccCGTGCCCACACTCAAGGCCTATGCTGATGCTTTGAAGGGGAACGCAGTGGTACAGCGGCTGAGCATCGTGGGAACCAGGAGCAACGATTTGGTGGCTTAT GCCCTGGCGGACACGCTGAAGGCCAACACCACCCTGAAAAGTCTCAATGTGGAGTCCAACTTCATCACGGGGGCCGGAATCCTGGCTCTGGTGGAGTCCCTGCAGTACAACACCTCCCTGCTGGAGCTGAAGATCGACAACCAG AGCCAGCCAATGGGAAACAAGGTGGAGATGGAGATCGCTAGCatgctggagaaaaacaccacGCTGCTGAAGTTCGGCTACCACTTCACCCAGCAGGGTCCACGGCTGCGCTGCTCCAACGCCATGATGAGCAACAACGACCATG TACGAAGGAGAAGGCTTGAAGGAGGACCAATCTTCCCCAGATGTCGGACAAACGTGTAG
- the LOC108938685 gene encoding tropomodulin-1-like isoform X4, whose translation MSFRKEWDKYRDVDEDELLKKLSEVELQKLQDELEELDPDNALLPAGLRQKDQTAKAPTGTFQRDNLLAHLEKEARERPDKEDLVPFTGEKRGKAWVPKMKAEEPIVESVTLEPELEEALANANDAELCDIAGVIQCTQYKRVPDEQPNLTDVEETLKKIKSNDPNLLEVNLNNIRNIPVPTLKAYADALKGNAVVQRLSIVGTRSNDLVAYALADTLKANTTLKSLNVESNFITGAGILALVESLQYNTSLLELKIDNQSQPMGNKVEMEIASMLEKNTTLLKFGYHFTQQGPRLRCSNAMMSNNDHARVIRSDSDGSFTLTLSVPELEKAFRKRVKPKSKFNTKEKA comes from the exons ATGTCGTTCAGGAAGGAATGGGACAAGTACCGTGATGTGGATGAGGACGAGCTCCTGAAAAAACTCTCAGAGGTGGAACTTCAGAAGCTccaggatgagctggaggagctggatcCAGAT AATGCGCTGTTGCCCGCTGGACTGCGGCAGAAGGACCAGACCGCGAAAGCTCCCACGGGGACATTTCAGAGGGACAACCTGCTGGCCCACCTGGAGAAGGAGGCTAGGGAGCGCCCTGACAAGGAGGACCTGGTGCCCTTCACCGGCGAGAAGAGAG GGAAGGCCTGGGTGCCCAAGATGAAGGCGGAGGAGCCCATCGTGGAGAGCGTGACGCTGGAGCCGGAGCTGGAGGAAGCCCTGGCCAATGCCAACGACGCCGAGCTCTGTGACATCGCCG GTGTGATCCAGTGCACCCAATATAAACGGGTCCCCGACGAGCAGCCGAACTTGACAGACGTAGAGGAGACCCTGAAGAAGATAAAGAGCAATGACCCCAACCTGCTGGAGGTCAACCTCAACAACATCAGG aacattccCGTGCCCACACTCAAGGCCTATGCTGATGCTTTGAAGGGGAACGCAGTGGTACAGCGGCTGAGCATCGTGGGAACCAGGAGCAACGATTTGGTGGCTTAT GCCCTGGCGGACACGCTGAAGGCCAACACCACCCTGAAAAGTCTCAATGTGGAGTCCAACTTCATCACGGGGGCCGGAATCCTGGCTCTGGTGGAGTCCCTGCAGTACAACACCTCCCTGCTGGAGCTGAAGATCGACAACCAG AGCCAGCCAATGGGAAACAAGGTGGAGATGGAGATCGCTAGCatgctggagaaaaacaccacGCTGCTGAAGTTCGGCTACCACTTCACCCAGCAGGGTCCACGGCTGCGCTGCTCCAACGCCATGATGAGCAACAACGACCATG CTCGAGTGATTCGCTCAGACTCAGATGGCTCCTTCACCCTCACCCTGTCTGTGCCAGAGCTGGAGAAAGCTTTCAGAAAAAGGGTCAAGCCCAAGTCAAAGTTCAA TACGAAGGAGAAGGCTTGA
- the plaa gene encoding phospholipase A-2-activating protein isoform X1, giving the protein MASPSMYKLRCSIPGHEMDVRGLAAAVFPAGAFVSVSRDRTGRVWVPDSSPNRGFTEMHCLNGHTNFVSCVCIIAPNDTYPRGLIATGGNDHMICVFSLDRPDPLFTLKGHKNTVCALSAGRFGTLLSGSWDTTAKVWLNDKCMMTLQGHTAAVWAAVILPEQGLMLTGSADKSIKLWKAGRCEKTFLGHEDCVRALAVLSDVEFFSGSNDASIRRWMVTGECVQVYYGHTNYIYSLAVFPNGQDFVSTGEDRTLRIWRRGECAQTIRLPTQSVWCCCVLPNGDIVVGASDGIIRVFTESDERMASAEDLQAFEEELSRATIDPKTGDLGDIKIEDLPGKEHLNEPGSRDGQTRLIKDGSKVEAYQWSVNDGRWMKIGDVVGGSSQQSSSRVMYEGKEYDFVFTIDVNEGGPSLKLPYNMTDDPWLVAHNFLQRNDLSPMFLDQVANFIIENTKGHTLGAAQPSGSDPFTGSGRYIPGTSNSRAGFGSDPFTGSGRYIPGTDPSPVPSAGVADPFTGGGAYSSASLQQSVTNIYFPKKDAVMFEQANATQILAKLKELNVSAPQDQQLPEDKLCELEALLLTICDLRSNQKPTAEQIDILWKTTRWPEEIVFPVLDILRLAVRHPVVNERLCGETEGVQFCNHILSLMEPQGRPANQMLALRILCNCFAGPQGRQLLMAQREAVMSRAVELRAVCNKNIHVALATLVLNYAASLHNLPDLEGKAQCLSVASAALEVVQDKEAVFRLLVALGTTVSDDTTARDLAQSLGVESQITKYCSVSDPAKVSECCRLVINALH; this is encoded by the exons ATGGCTTCTCCAAGTATGTACAAGCTACGCTGTTCCATCCCGGGACATGAGATGGATGTGAGGGGCCTCGCGGCGGCTGTTTTCCCTGCCGGAGCCTTTGTATCGGTGTCCAGAGACCGGACGGGCAGAGTGTGGGTTCCTGACTCCAG TCCGAACAGGGGCTTTACGGAGATGCACTGCTTGAACGGTCACACCAATTTTGTCTCCTGCGTGTGCATCATTGCTCCCAATGACACCTATCCCCGGGGACTCATCGCCACTGGCGGCAACGATCACATGATCTGTGTATTTTCACTGGACAGACCTGACCCACTCTTCACTCTCAagggacacaaaaacacag TATGTGCACTCTCTGCTGGTAGGTTCGGGACACTTTTAAGTGGTTCGTGGGACACGACTGCCAAAGTGTGGCTGAATGACAAGTGCATGATGACCTTACAG ggtcacacagctgcagtgtGGGCAGCAGTCATCCTGCCTGAGCAAGGCCTTATGTTGACAGGCTCAGCTGACAAATCGATCAAGCTGTGGAAGGCGGGCCGCTGCGAAAAGACATTCCTTG GCCATGAGGACTGCGTCCGCGCCCTGGCTGTCCTCAGTGATGTCGAGTTCTTCTCCGGCAGTAACGACGCCAGTATCCGAAGGTGGATGGTCACTGGCGAGTGTGTTCAGGTCTATTATGGCCACACTAATTACATCTACAGCCTTGCAGTCTTCCCCAATGGACAAG ATTTTGTGAGCACAGGGGAGGACCGGACACTACGCATCTGGAGGCGTGGGGAGTGTGCTCAAACCATTCGTCTTCCAACCCAGTCagtgtggtgctgctgtgtccTCCCCAATGGGGACATAGTCGTGGGGGCCAG CGATGGGATCATTCGGGTGTTCACTGAGTCAGATGAGCGCATGGCAAGTGCTGAAGACCTGCAAGCTTTCGAGGAGGAACTGTCGAGAGCCACCATCGACCCCAAGACAGGAGACCTTGGTGACATCAAGATCGAGGATCTCCCAGGAAAGGAACACCTGAATGAGCCAG GTAGCCGTGATGGACAGACACGGCTGATTAAGGATGGGAGCAAGGTGGAAGCCTACCAGTGGAGTGTGAACGATGGCCGCTGGATGAAGATCGGGGATGTGGTGGGGGGTTCCTCTCAACAGAGCTCCAGCAGAGTCATGTATGAGGGAAAG GAATACGACTTTGTCTTCACCATTGACGTCAATGAAGGCGGACCCTCTCTGAAGCTACCCTACAACATGACAGATGACCCCTGGCTGGTGGCACACAACTTCCTGCAGAGGAACGACCTGAGCCCTATGTTCCTGGACCAGGTGGCCAACTTCATCATAGAGAATACCAAAGGCCACACCTTGGGTGCAGCCCAGCCTAGTGGTTCAGATCCCTTTACTG GTTCAGGCCGCTACATCCCAGGAACCTCCAACAGTAGGGCAGGGTTTGGGAGTGATCCTTTTACTG GATCTGGACGCTATATTCCTGGAACTGACCCTAGTCCAGTACCATCTGCAGGTGTAGCGGATCCCTTCACTG GTGGAGGTGCCTACTCTTCTGCTTCCCTCCAACAGTCCGTCACCAACATTTACTTCCCCAAAAAGGACGCCGTCATGTTTGAACAAGCCAACGCAACACAGATCTTAG CTAAGCTGAAAGAGCTGAACGTCAGTGCACCACAGGACCAGCAGCTACCTGAGGATAAGCTCTGTGAACTGGAGGCCCTGCTGCTCACCATCTGTGACCTGCGGTCCAACCAGAAGCCTACAGCTGAGCAGATAGACATCTTGTGGAAGACCACCAGGTGGCCTGAAG AAATAGTTTTCCCTGTGCTGGACATACTCCGCCTAGCAGTGCGCCATCCGGTGGTCAATGAGCGCCTGTGTGGCGAAACAGAAGGCGTACAGTTTTGCAACCACATTCTGAGCTTGATGGAGCCTCAGGGCCGGCCAGCCAATCAGATGTTGGCCCTCAGGATTCTGTGCAACTGCTTTGCAGGCCCTCAGGGGCGCCAGCTGCTGATGGCTCAGCGGGAGGCGGTCATGTCCCGTGCCGTTGAGCTCAGGGCCGTTTGCAACAAGAACATTCACGTGGCCCTGGCCACGCTGGTGCTGAACTACGCCGCCAGTCTGCACAATCTCCCCGACCTGGAGGGCAAGGCGCAGTGCCTGTCAGTGGCTAGCGCCGCCCTGGAGGTGGTGCAGGATAAGGAGGCAGTTTTCCGTCTGTTGGTGGCTCTGGGGACAACGGTTTCGGACGACACCACCGCCAGGGACCTAGCCCAGTcgctgggggtcgagtcccagATCACCAAGTACTGCTCTGTGTCGGACCCGGCCAAAGTGAGCGAGTGCTGCAGGCTGGTTATAAATGCGCTACACTGA
- the plaa gene encoding phospholipase A-2-activating protein isoform X2, with the protein MHCLNGHTNFVSCVCIIAPNDTYPRGLIATGGNDHMICVFSLDRPDPLFTLKGHKNTVCALSAGRFGTLLSGSWDTTAKVWLNDKCMMTLQGHTAAVWAAVILPEQGLMLTGSADKSIKLWKAGRCEKTFLGHEDCVRALAVLSDVEFFSGSNDASIRRWMVTGECVQVYYGHTNYIYSLAVFPNGQDFVSTGEDRTLRIWRRGECAQTIRLPTQSVWCCCVLPNGDIVVGASDGIIRVFTESDERMASAEDLQAFEEELSRATIDPKTGDLGDIKIEDLPGKEHLNEPGSRDGQTRLIKDGSKVEAYQWSVNDGRWMKIGDVVGGSSQQSSSRVMYEGKEYDFVFTIDVNEGGPSLKLPYNMTDDPWLVAHNFLQRNDLSPMFLDQVANFIIENTKGHTLGAAQPSGSDPFTGSGRYIPGTSNSRAGFGSDPFTGSGRYIPGTDPSPVPSAGVADPFTGGGAYSSASLQQSVTNIYFPKKDAVMFEQANATQILAKLKELNVSAPQDQQLPEDKLCELEALLLTICDLRSNQKPTAEQIDILWKTTRWPEEIVFPVLDILRLAVRHPVVNERLCGETEGVQFCNHILSLMEPQGRPANQMLALRILCNCFAGPQGRQLLMAQREAVMSRAVELRAVCNKNIHVALATLVLNYAASLHNLPDLEGKAQCLSVASAALEVVQDKEAVFRLLVALGTTVSDDTTARDLAQSLGVESQITKYCSVSDPAKVSECCRLVINALH; encoded by the exons ATGCACTGCTTGAACGGTCACACCAATTTTGTCTCCTGCGTGTGCATCATTGCTCCCAATGACACCTATCCCCGGGGACTCATCGCCACTGGCGGCAACGATCACATGATCTGTGTATTTTCACTGGACAGACCTGACCCACTCTTCACTCTCAagggacacaaaaacacag TATGTGCACTCTCTGCTGGTAGGTTCGGGACACTTTTAAGTGGTTCGTGGGACACGACTGCCAAAGTGTGGCTGAATGACAAGTGCATGATGACCTTACAG ggtcacacagctgcagtgtGGGCAGCAGTCATCCTGCCTGAGCAAGGCCTTATGTTGACAGGCTCAGCTGACAAATCGATCAAGCTGTGGAAGGCGGGCCGCTGCGAAAAGACATTCCTTG GCCATGAGGACTGCGTCCGCGCCCTGGCTGTCCTCAGTGATGTCGAGTTCTTCTCCGGCAGTAACGACGCCAGTATCCGAAGGTGGATGGTCACTGGCGAGTGTGTTCAGGTCTATTATGGCCACACTAATTACATCTACAGCCTTGCAGTCTTCCCCAATGGACAAG ATTTTGTGAGCACAGGGGAGGACCGGACACTACGCATCTGGAGGCGTGGGGAGTGTGCTCAAACCATTCGTCTTCCAACCCAGTCagtgtggtgctgctgtgtccTCCCCAATGGGGACATAGTCGTGGGGGCCAG CGATGGGATCATTCGGGTGTTCACTGAGTCAGATGAGCGCATGGCAAGTGCTGAAGACCTGCAAGCTTTCGAGGAGGAACTGTCGAGAGCCACCATCGACCCCAAGACAGGAGACCTTGGTGACATCAAGATCGAGGATCTCCCAGGAAAGGAACACCTGAATGAGCCAG GTAGCCGTGATGGACAGACACGGCTGATTAAGGATGGGAGCAAGGTGGAAGCCTACCAGTGGAGTGTGAACGATGGCCGCTGGATGAAGATCGGGGATGTGGTGGGGGGTTCCTCTCAACAGAGCTCCAGCAGAGTCATGTATGAGGGAAAG GAATACGACTTTGTCTTCACCATTGACGTCAATGAAGGCGGACCCTCTCTGAAGCTACCCTACAACATGACAGATGACCCCTGGCTGGTGGCACACAACTTCCTGCAGAGGAACGACCTGAGCCCTATGTTCCTGGACCAGGTGGCCAACTTCATCATAGAGAATACCAAAGGCCACACCTTGGGTGCAGCCCAGCCTAGTGGTTCAGATCCCTTTACTG GTTCAGGCCGCTACATCCCAGGAACCTCCAACAGTAGGGCAGGGTTTGGGAGTGATCCTTTTACTG GATCTGGACGCTATATTCCTGGAACTGACCCTAGTCCAGTACCATCTGCAGGTGTAGCGGATCCCTTCACTG GTGGAGGTGCCTACTCTTCTGCTTCCCTCCAACAGTCCGTCACCAACATTTACTTCCCCAAAAAGGACGCCGTCATGTTTGAACAAGCCAACGCAACACAGATCTTAG CTAAGCTGAAAGAGCTGAACGTCAGTGCACCACAGGACCAGCAGCTACCTGAGGATAAGCTCTGTGAACTGGAGGCCCTGCTGCTCACCATCTGTGACCTGCGGTCCAACCAGAAGCCTACAGCTGAGCAGATAGACATCTTGTGGAAGACCACCAGGTGGCCTGAAG AAATAGTTTTCCCTGTGCTGGACATACTCCGCCTAGCAGTGCGCCATCCGGTGGTCAATGAGCGCCTGTGTGGCGAAACAGAAGGCGTACAGTTTTGCAACCACATTCTGAGCTTGATGGAGCCTCAGGGCCGGCCAGCCAATCAGATGTTGGCCCTCAGGATTCTGTGCAACTGCTTTGCAGGCCCTCAGGGGCGCCAGCTGCTGATGGCTCAGCGGGAGGCGGTCATGTCCCGTGCCGTTGAGCTCAGGGCCGTTTGCAACAAGAACATTCACGTGGCCCTGGCCACGCTGGTGCTGAACTACGCCGCCAGTCTGCACAATCTCCCCGACCTGGAGGGCAAGGCGCAGTGCCTGTCAGTGGCTAGCGCCGCCCTGGAGGTGGTGCAGGATAAGGAGGCAGTTTTCCGTCTGTTGGTGGCTCTGGGGACAACGGTTTCGGACGACACCACCGCCAGGGACCTAGCCCAGTcgctgggggtcgagtcccagATCACCAAGTACTGCTCTGTGTCGGACCCGGCCAAAGTGAGCGAGTGCTGCAGGCTGGTTATAAATGCGCTACACTGA
- the LOC108938685 gene encoding tropomodulin-1-like isoform X1, with product MSFRKEWDKYRDVDEDELLKKLSEVELQKLQDELEELDPDNALLPAGLRQKDQTAKAPTGTFQRDNLLAHLEKEARERPDKEDLVPFTGEKRGKAWVPKMKAEEPIVESVTLEPELEEALANANDAELCDIAAILGMHTLMSNQQYYEALASSTIVNKHGLNSVIQCTQYKRVPDEQPNLTDVEETLKKIKSNDPNLLEVNLNNIRNIPVPTLKAYADALKGNAVVQRLSIVGTRSNDLVAYALADTLKANTTLKSLNVESNFITGAGILALVESLQYNTSLLELKIDNQSQPMGNKVEMEIASMLEKNTTLLKFGYHFTQQGPRLRCSNAMMSNNDHARVIRSDSDGSFTLTLSVPELEKAFRKRVKPKSKFNTKEKA from the exons ATGTCGTTCAGGAAGGAATGGGACAAGTACCGTGATGTGGATGAGGACGAGCTCCTGAAAAAACTCTCAGAGGTGGAACTTCAGAAGCTccaggatgagctggaggagctggatcCAGAT AATGCGCTGTTGCCCGCTGGACTGCGGCAGAAGGACCAGACCGCGAAAGCTCCCACGGGGACATTTCAGAGGGACAACCTGCTGGCCCACCTGGAGAAGGAGGCTAGGGAGCGCCCTGACAAGGAGGACCTGGTGCCCTTCACCGGCGAGAAGAGAG GGAAGGCCTGGGTGCCCAAGATGAAGGCGGAGGAGCCCATCGTGGAGAGCGTGACGCTGGAGCCGGAGCTGGAGGAAGCCCTGGCCAATGCCAACGACGCCGAGCTCTGTGACATCGCCG CTATCCTGGGCATGCACACCCTCATGAGTAACCAGCAGTACTATGAAGCCTTGGCTAGCAGCACCATTGTCAACAAACACGGTCTCAACA GTGTGATCCAGTGCACCCAATATAAACGGGTCCCCGACGAGCAGCCGAACTTGACAGACGTAGAGGAGACCCTGAAGAAGATAAAGAGCAATGACCCCAACCTGCTGGAGGTCAACCTCAACAACATCAGG aacattccCGTGCCCACACTCAAGGCCTATGCTGATGCTTTGAAGGGGAACGCAGTGGTACAGCGGCTGAGCATCGTGGGAACCAGGAGCAACGATTTGGTGGCTTAT GCCCTGGCGGACACGCTGAAGGCCAACACCACCCTGAAAAGTCTCAATGTGGAGTCCAACTTCATCACGGGGGCCGGAATCCTGGCTCTGGTGGAGTCCCTGCAGTACAACACCTCCCTGCTGGAGCTGAAGATCGACAACCAG AGCCAGCCAATGGGAAACAAGGTGGAGATGGAGATCGCTAGCatgctggagaaaaacaccacGCTGCTGAAGTTCGGCTACCACTTCACCCAGCAGGGTCCACGGCTGCGCTGCTCCAACGCCATGATGAGCAACAACGACCATG CTCGAGTGATTCGCTCAGACTCAGATGGCTCCTTCACCCTCACCCTGTCTGTGCCAGAGCTGGAGAAAGCTTTCAGAAAAAGGGTCAAGCCCAAGTCAAAGTTCAA TACGAAGGAGAAGGCTTGA
- the LOC108938685 gene encoding tropomodulin-1-like isoform X2 produces the protein MSFRKEWDKYRDVDEDELLKKLSEVELQKLQDELEELDPDNALLPAGLRQKDQTAKAPTGTFQRDNLLAHLEKEARERPDKEDLVPFTGEKRGKAWVPKMKAEEPIVESVTLEPELEEALANANDAELCDIAAILGMHTLMSNQQYYEALASSTIVNKHGLNSVIQCTQYKRVPDEQPNLTDVEETLKKIKSNDPNLLEVNLNNIRNIPVPTLKAYADALKGNAVVQRLSIVGTRSNDLVAYALADTLKANTTLKSLNVESNFITGAGILALVESLQYNTSLLELKIDNQSQPMGNKVEMEIASMLEKNTTLLKFGYHFTQQGPRLRCSNAMMSNNDHARVIRSDSDGSFTLTLSVPELEKAFRKRVKPKSKFK, from the exons ATGTCGTTCAGGAAGGAATGGGACAAGTACCGTGATGTGGATGAGGACGAGCTCCTGAAAAAACTCTCAGAGGTGGAACTTCAGAAGCTccaggatgagctggaggagctggatcCAGAT AATGCGCTGTTGCCCGCTGGACTGCGGCAGAAGGACCAGACCGCGAAAGCTCCCACGGGGACATTTCAGAGGGACAACCTGCTGGCCCACCTGGAGAAGGAGGCTAGGGAGCGCCCTGACAAGGAGGACCTGGTGCCCTTCACCGGCGAGAAGAGAG GGAAGGCCTGGGTGCCCAAGATGAAGGCGGAGGAGCCCATCGTGGAGAGCGTGACGCTGGAGCCGGAGCTGGAGGAAGCCCTGGCCAATGCCAACGACGCCGAGCTCTGTGACATCGCCG CTATCCTGGGCATGCACACCCTCATGAGTAACCAGCAGTACTATGAAGCCTTGGCTAGCAGCACCATTGTCAACAAACACGGTCTCAACA GTGTGATCCAGTGCACCCAATATAAACGGGTCCCCGACGAGCAGCCGAACTTGACAGACGTAGAGGAGACCCTGAAGAAGATAAAGAGCAATGACCCCAACCTGCTGGAGGTCAACCTCAACAACATCAGG aacattccCGTGCCCACACTCAAGGCCTATGCTGATGCTTTGAAGGGGAACGCAGTGGTACAGCGGCTGAGCATCGTGGGAACCAGGAGCAACGATTTGGTGGCTTAT GCCCTGGCGGACACGCTGAAGGCCAACACCACCCTGAAAAGTCTCAATGTGGAGTCCAACTTCATCACGGGGGCCGGAATCCTGGCTCTGGTGGAGTCCCTGCAGTACAACACCTCCCTGCTGGAGCTGAAGATCGACAACCAG AGCCAGCCAATGGGAAACAAGGTGGAGATGGAGATCGCTAGCatgctggagaaaaacaccacGCTGCTGAAGTTCGGCTACCACTTCACCCAGCAGGGTCCACGGCTGCGCTGCTCCAACGCCATGATGAGCAACAACGACCATG CTCGAGTGATTCGCTCAGACTCAGATGGCTCCTTCACCCTCACCCTGTCTGTGCCAGAGCTGGAGAAAGCTTTCAGAAAAAGGGTCAAGCCCAAGTCAAAGTTCAAGTAA